Below is a genomic region from Henckelia pumila isolate YLH828 chromosome 3, ASM3356847v2, whole genome shotgun sequence.
atttttttattattatgaataattatatgtttttttttattaatcaagtagttgttttagtttatttgtaatgtactaaaaaaatattttagttttttaatggttatatataaagaaattttaatttatttgtaatgtattaaaaaattgtttgatttttttcataaatttttttcaaaaaaatattttcataggattttttttttaaaaaaaatattattcgggattactctctcccgacccgacgggatcccgaacattcgagTTCCGACACTTTTCGGGTGCGGAATtgggagaaaaaaaatatctcaattcctatCGGGATGAAAATCGGGTAAGggggttacgggacgggtcccgacccgattcCACCCCTAGTGTATTTGGTCAAGTTCTTTATAAATTATAACTTCCGGATAATTATTTATGTGAATTTAAGGCAGAAATtccctaaaaaatattaataatataatatattcttcattttttttaaaaaaaatattaagcaCATTTAACctttattaaaaaaagaaaaaagaaactcAGTTACATTTGTCCCAACTGTAAGAAGTTTTATGCTTTTTTTTAAATGACTTTAAATGCAATTAATTTCATAAAGGAGTTAtttgctttttttaaaaaaaataattataataataattattataattttaattaatttgccCTCTTAACTTCCTATAGTATGATTAGAAAGAAATTACCACTTGTAAATTACAACCTCCTAGAATGAGTTTAAAATGTCCATAACCATGACTTCTTAAGATCGGTAAATTGATTAACTTTTCTGGCTTCAGCATTCAGAATATTGTCCCACAACATGAGCATGAGGTACTATTGCTTTACCTTAAGCAAGAGCATTGACATTTTCAAATCTATGCTACTCATCCAAATATAGTGCCATCTTTCACTTGCTTTATCATTTCAAAATATGATTATAATCACATAAAAATTCTCATCCGGACCAcctcttaatttttttaaatttgagcAATTTGTTTATCTTTCTAGGTCTTAATCCATATGATACTCTATTTGAGAAATTGTTTGACATGAACTTTTGTTTTAGGGCAGAAATTTTGTCACTCAAGTGCCAAGGATTATACCCGACCCGTATTAAACTCATCCAACCCGATCCAACCTGGATTGGACCTATCGAGTTTTTGGGGCAAGACTGGGTGGGTCTAAAGTGAGGCAGGGTGATTCTTGTATTTGGCCAAAACCACCTGATTGCCATTCATACTAAGCACAGACTACAAGAAATTTGGATTTTATCAATCGCgagaatttgaattttaataattttaaggaaaaattacaatttacgACAATTTGCCACTTTGTGCTTTTAGTGTTTTATGTTTTCAGATTCCAGTTGTCATCTTGTATATTCttatttttgacaattttagtcttttttcgtCGAGAAAGTACTGATGAAACACGACACACGTCAATTCTATATCGTCGATGCGTTAATATCACATCAGCACCACGTCgaaaaaaaggactaaaattgtatttaaaaaaaacaaattgaaaTCTGATAATATAGAAGAccaaaattgtaaaaaaaaaaaataaaaaaatacatacacccgaccaaaaaaaaaacaaaaacaattacCCCTATTTTTAACTCCGAAATGGTGTGTTTTAAAATGAAGGGATTAACGTCTCTTCGTGTCTTTCCATAAATGTATTGTCCCGCAGCCACTAGACCTGTCAATTCAGGCCGGTATGTCTCCGCCCGTCTCGGCCCGCTATCGGGCGGAGAGGGCCGGCCCAAATTGATGGCGGGTTGGGAATACCCCAACCCAACTCGTCATGGGTTGTGGGTTGGGTGGACCAACCCGCcatgaattaaaaaaattcaaaaaaatatgaaaaaacttttaaaaaacatacataaataattataaatgatatacatatttaaaaactcattaacaacaaataaatcattataaataatataaaattttaaaaataatcaattaaacataaatcatataaatcattTAGAGCTTAtaatcatttataaaatattttaaaaaatataaattttttaacacttatcaatcaaaaataaaatattaattataataaaaattttaaaatttaaaaaaaaaaaaatattggcgGGATCGCCAGCGGCCCAAACCGGTCCTCCTGAGGGGCTAGCAAAAGCATCACCCAACCTGCAATTTTTTAATGGCGTGACGGGTCTAGTTGCCGTCACAACTTTCCTTTTACATTCTACCTGCAGAAAATTGTCATTCAAAatgtaaaatatgaaaaataaaataaaattgcaaCCGTCATTGAGAGAACACCAGCCTAATTCTTTCATACATCTTTATTTATTATTCGAACTTGTGATTGATTTTTCTCCCTTGAAATTCAAAGGAGCGTAACATGTGAATTTATGCTATTATATATTTTAGTGATTATAAGTTTTGTATCCTTAGATACCGTTTGGTATATGAGATAAAAGTGGGATGAGACACAAATTTTTACTCATCTCatgtttctttcattttttgttaactcaatgatatttcatggTCCGGTATGAGATTAGATGTAGGTTTGATGACAAATATCTCTCCACACATGGTATTAGTGGAGGATGAGTGTCATATAAGTAACATTGTGTGAAATTGACAATGACAATTAAgataataaacacaataatcttacaaaataaaaaacatacaaaacaacatattattcATAACTATGTCTTGCTTATCCATATCTcatcatatttttattcatCTATCGTACATCCCATCCATGATACCAAACGTTATCTGAAAGTTAGTTGTTTGAGAACCATTTACACCATTTATAGAATAAATTAATACCGTTAAATAAACATTAATTTGGTGTGCCCAACCCATAAATATATTTCATTAATTACTTGTATTCATATGTTTATACAAGTTAAAGAAGGCAAATGGTATACTTCACTTTGTTTGCAATTTATGATAAAAGTTCGATTTGAAATGCTAGAGGAGGAGGGTGGCGGGTCCAACTTAATTAGACGAATAAATTAGTTTTATGCAATTTTTTCGCATTGGATCCTGATTCTTTAGTTGGAGGAGCTGGAAATAAAACACTAAACCAAAACTATTTGTTGAAGAATTAAGGACCACACTTGTGAATTTTAAAGAACTATGATGTCCCTCAATATTAAATGGATCTAACCTGATCCAAGcccaataattaatatttttggaaatatattttaagGTCCATTTAATCTTATTTTATGAAAAGCCCAGTCTGGGATGACCTTGTTAGGAAATGGGTTCTTTATTATAAATTCATAGGCTTGAGCCCTAATTGGTATGGTCGGAGCCCGACCTGGGCTTAGGACGGGCCCAGTATCTAGAATCTTCTATTATTCTCGGATATATGTAGATCTGTAAAGGATAAGGATAATATTCAACAAAtccaagatttgatatgatctaTGAGTAGATGTTAGAGTCCTACTTGGTCAAGGCTCCTACCTGAGTAGAGTTTTATTCTAACACATGTTCTACCTTATCAAGGTAACTTACCCCTCcagcccctataaatacaggtatggttTATGCTTTACTCACTCATCTCTTCTAGTCACTTTTTGTTCACATACTCACACACGTATATTCTCTTGTTCTTACTTTTTGTCAAGCTCTTTCACTttcgagcactgacttaggcatcggaagGGTCACGTCGAAATcaccttcggcgccccctaACTCAGCTTTTGTATGTGCAGTGCACGTGAAACCCGACCCAACCCGCTTTGGGGAGGATTTGGAGATTCGCTCTACCAGTCTAAACCCGGAGAAAATtttcgacatcatcaattggcgccgtctgtgggaatttgaagaagaaagagttgagatgGCTGACGCGAATGGAGGAAATCTGGAACAACTTGTCACTGCTGTTGTTGAAAGAGCCCTGGCTACGAGGGCAGGAGGCCATCCTCCCCCACCACCCGATCAGAACGCGCAGTTGGAGGAGatcaagaaattgaaagaagagATGGAGCTCTTGAAGAAGAAGCAGTCCGGATACTTAGCCACGCCAGTCCGAAATATTCCTTTCTCTGCTGAAATACTGGAGTTCGAACTCCCCAAAAACTTTAAGTTTCCACATGTTGGGGAATATGATGGAAAAGGGGACCCGAAAGAGCACCTGTCCTGTTTTGAGAATGCTGCGTTGTTACATAAGTACTCCGACCCGATCAAGTGTCGGGTCTTCCTCAATACCCTGACAGGGCCAGAACAACAATGGTTCAACCTATTGCGTCCAGGGGATATCCAGGAATTCAAAGATTTCAGCAAGGCTTTTCTACACCATTTTGCTAGTAGCAAAAAACACCCCACAACCACTCTCAGCCTTTTCGCCATCAAACAGCAAGGTCAAGAAGATTTGCGAGCATATATTCGTCGATTTAGTGCTTTGGCCCTTGAGGTACCTACTGCCACTACTGATCTGCTCATCAGCGCTTTCACCCAAGGACTTACTACAGGGGATTTTCTTAAATCCCTGATCAAAAAACCGTCGTATACATATGATGAACTACTTGCTCGGGCCGAAAAATATGTAAATTTTGAGGAGATACAAGTTTCCCGGTTGAATAATGGGACGGACAGGCCACCAAGCCCGAAGAGCACCAGGACCCCTAACACACCTTGGAAGATAGGACCATCTCCCCGACCTGAAATCTTGGGACAATTCACATCCTTCACCCCTCTAAGGATGGGTAGGACTCAGGCCATGCgaatatgtgaagaaaaaaGACTTTTACAGAGACCTCCATGGTGTGATCAGGGGCCTCGCAGGCCAAAATCTGATAAGTATTGTGACTTTTGCAATGAGTATGGGCACAATACTAATGACTATCGTTAGCTGGAGCAAGAGATTGAGAGAATAATTCAACAGGATCCAGGGATGAAGGACAGGTTGTCATGACAAAAAGGAGGATATCCATCGAATAAAAGAAGTCGCGAAGGCCCCGATCATTATGCATCAAGACTCCGACCTGGGCCACCACAGGGAAATTTCCAGCGTCCGAATCAAAATCAACCTGGGAATAACCAAGGACCGCCCCCTCCCACAAAAGGTGTCATCAACATGATATCTGGGGGGACCGACTGATGGAGATTCCAATAGGGCAAGGAAGACAAGAAGTCGGAAATTGAGCAACATGGAGATAGCCGATCAGGTGGTTAGGAAAGGCCCAACCCTTTCCTTTGGCCCGGATGATCTTAAAGGCTTGTCAGATACTACACATAATGACGCACTGGTTATTCGAGCTCTGGTTGCTAATTACAATGTGGCCCGGATTTTTGTGGATTCCGAAAACTCGGTCAATGTACTATTCCAAGAGACCATAAATCAGAAGGATTTGGGAGAATATAAGGTAGAACCAGTGGTGACATCATTATTCGGGTTCACGGGTCATGCCATCCGACCTACTGGATTGATCAATTTGCCGCTCACTTTGGGCAAGGACCATACAAGTAAAACACGGATTGTCAGCTTTATTATCGTGGATGCACCATCAGCATATAACGTTAGCTTGGGAAGACCAGCCATGACTACATTCATGGTCGTGGCTTCAGCACTATATCAAAAGATCAAATTTCCTGTGGGTAATGAAGTTGGCGAGGTTCAAGGAGATCAGAAGATTTCTCAAAAGTGCTACGTAGAAGAGGTACAGATAGAACAAAAAGCAGTCAAAATTAATCATGGTGACCGACCCGGACCTGTAGGTTGGGAACAAGTAAATTTGTTAGAAGAAGATACATCTCTTACTGCCGAAGAAGAGTGCGAAGAAATTTTGATTTGCCCTTCGACCGGGTCGGTTAAAGTTTCTTGGACGCTAGAAGCCTCTCTTAAATATCAGTTAATACAGTGTCTGATGGAGAATAAAGACGCCTTCGCATGGTCCGTATCTGATCTTTTGGGAGTACAGAGAGAAGTAATGGAGCATAAGCTAAATTTTATACGGGACTATCGCCCCATTATTCAAAAGAAAAGACACTTCGGGCCTGAAAAAGATGCTGTGATTCAAGGACAAGTTGAGGAACTTTTGAAAGCAGGACACATTCAAGAAGTATATTTCCCGACCTGGTTATCAAATATAGTACTGGTACCCAATTCTTCGAGTAAGTGGCGCATGTGCGTAGACTTTCGTGATCTGAACAAGGCATGCCCAAAGGATTGCTATCCTTTGCCCCGAATAGATCAGTTGGTGGATTCTACCTCCGGGCATGAGTTGTTGTGTTTTCTGGACGTCTATCAGGGGTATCATCAAATTTCCCTAGCCAAACAAGATCAGGATAAAGTGAGTTTTGTCACCTCCACCGAAACTTATTGCTATGTAGTCATGCCCTTTGGGCTCAAAAATGTTGGAGCCACTTATCAAAGATTAATGGACAAAGTGTAAAAGCAACAGAAAGGAAAAAACATCAAagtatatgtggatgatattcTGGTCAAGACCCGAACAACTAAGCAATTCATTACCGACCTGACCCAGACATTCCAGACATCACGTGATTATCGATTAAAGTTAAACCCGAGCAAATGTacatttggagttcagactgggAAATTTCTTGGGTACATGGTCACCAGGAGAGGAATTGAAGCTAACCCGGAAAAAATTCAAGCCATTATCTCTATGGAGTCACCCAAGAACATTCAGGAGGTGCAAAGGTTGTCTGGAAGGATTGCTGCACTGGCTCGTTTCATATCGAGATCGGCAGATAAGAGTTTCACATTCTTCAGAGCACTCAGAAAAACCAAAAACTTTGAGTGGGATGAACAGAGTGAAAAATCTTTTCAAGAGTTGAAGACATATCTAAAAGAACTACCGGTGTTGAACAAACCAGTACATGGAGAAGAGCTCTTTGTGTATCTAGCTGTCACACCCCGTGCTGCTAGCTCGGTCCTGGTCCGGAAGGAGGGGGTGAATCATCTACCTGTCTACTTCGTCAGTCATGCCTTGAAAGGAGCAGAGCTTAACTACATGACACGGGAAAAGTTAGCTCTGGCCCTCGTCATTACAGCCAGAAAGCTAAGGCCCTATTTCTTGTCACATCCGATCACTGTTCTTACCAACAATGCCTTGGGAAAAATCACGGCCAACCCAGATTCATTGGGAAGATTTATCAAGTGGATTATAGAGTTAAGTGAGTATGACATAAAGTTTGACCCCCGTACTGCCATCAAAGCTCAAGCCCTAGCTGATTTCTTGGCAGAGACTGTTCAGTTAGAACAAGAAGACCATTGGAAGATATTTGTAGATTGATCATCTTGTCAAACAGGAAGCGGGGTTGGGATTGTGATAATATCACCTTGGGGCGAGGAAACCAACATCTCAATAAGGTTGGATTTTCGAGCATCTAATAATGAGGCAGAATATGAAGCCCTCTTGCTCGGACTAAagtgtaaggcccgaaattatttaattttaatacga
It encodes:
- the LOC140890141 gene encoding uncharacterized protein; its protein translation is MADANGGNLEQLVTAVVERALATRAGGHPPPPPDQNAQLEEIKKLKEEMELLKKKQSGYLATPVRNIPFSAEILEFELPKNFKFPHVGEYDGKGDPKEHLSCFENAALLHKYSDPIKCRVFLNTLTGPEQQWFNLLRPGDIQEFKDFSKAFLHHFASSKKHPTTTLSLFAIKQQGQEDLRAYIRRFSALALEVPTATTDLLISAFTQGLTTGDFLKSLIKKPSYTYDELLARAEKYVNFEEIQVSRLNNGTDRPPSPKSTRTPNTPWKIGPSPRPEILGQFTSFTPLRMGRTQAMRICEEKRLLQRPPWCDQGPRRPKSDKYCDFCNEYGHNTNDYR
- the LOC140890142 gene encoding uncharacterized protein gives rise to the protein MEIADQVVRKGPTLSFGPDDLKGLSDTTHNDALVIRALVANYNVARIFVDSENSVNVLFQETINQKDLGEYKVEPVVTSLFGFTGHAIRPTGLINLPLTLGKDHTSKTRIVSFIIVDAPSAYNVSLGRPAMTTFMVVASALYQKIKFPVGNEVGEVQGDQKISQKCYVEEVQIEQKAVKINHGDRPGPVGWEQVNLLEEDTSLTAEEECEEILICPSTGSVKVSWTLEASLKYQLIQCLMENKDAFAWSVSDLLGVQREVMEHKLNFIRDYRPIIQKKRHFGPEKDAVIQGQVEELLKAGHIQEVYFPTWLSNIVLVPNSSSKWRMCVDFRDLNKACPKDCYPLPRIDQLVDSTSGHELLCFLDVYQGYHQISLAKQDQDKVSFVTSTETYCYVVMPFGLKNVGATYQRLMDKV